The following coding sequences lie in one Rhizobium rhododendri genomic window:
- a CDS encoding ATP-binding protein — translation MLNNDLQTSGKAGEHDRRDNLTPGNRFLGRVVACSGARVTIAATAEAGGTDLTELWSVGRLISISVEGNRVAALVYSMDTGNMAWGEGEDNQFRIEAELLGEVRVDADGREEFSSGISRYPHLGAVAHRIRARDLMRIYDAGQESSCVIGKLTQDETIDAAIHIPSMLSKHFAVVGSTGVGKSTAVSLLLHKAIASDPKLRVLILDPHNEFAAAFPDHSVVVDTDTLDLPFWLMRLEEFAEVIFRGRPPVAEELDMLRDIIPDAKRAFRGNDSTLMRRQTEKSSMTADTPVPYRMADLLALIDERIGKLEGRQEKPHLRSLKIRVISAINDPRYHFMFSNNTISDTIMETIAEIFRIPGDDRPICTFQLSGIPSEVVNSVASVLCRMAFEIALWSEGGIHMLVVCEEAHRYIPADPNLGFVPTRQAISRIAKEGRKYGVSLGIITQRPGELDQTILSQCSTLFAMRLANDRDQEIIRSAIPNSSISTTSFLSSIGNGEAIAFGEAIAVPMRMRFTRVADNLIPKANGLAERADDVTPDTVDLRNIVSRMRSISGPDISAFQQAYSTGSSRTGEDEIEPEVASVRHLSEETPRPVPLGPVSVEAYRPDMLPRPGEPAAGLAMPPQTSIDSKLAELRREYRRDDASRANPTQDTGASPRRDQASSMRDSLIRKPLGSLFSRD, via the coding sequence TTGCTAAACAACGATTTGCAGACGTCAGGCAAAGCGGGCGAACATGACCGCCGCGACAACCTCACCCCCGGGAACCGCTTTCTTGGCCGCGTCGTCGCATGCAGCGGAGCTCGTGTCACGATCGCCGCAACCGCAGAGGCGGGCGGCACCGATCTCACAGAACTCTGGTCCGTCGGACGGCTGATCTCCATCAGCGTCGAGGGCAACCGCGTCGCCGCGCTGGTCTACTCCATGGACACCGGCAACATGGCCTGGGGTGAAGGTGAGGACAACCAGTTCCGAATTGAAGCCGAGTTGCTGGGCGAAGTGCGCGTCGATGCCGATGGCCGCGAAGAATTCTCCTCCGGCATTTCCCGCTATCCTCATCTCGGCGCCGTCGCCCATCGTATTCGCGCTCGCGACCTGATGCGCATCTATGACGCCGGCCAGGAAAGCAGCTGCGTCATCGGCAAGTTGACGCAGGACGAAACGATCGACGCCGCCATCCACATACCCTCCATGCTCTCGAAGCACTTCGCCGTTGTCGGCTCGACCGGCGTCGGCAAATCGACGGCGGTATCGCTGCTGCTGCACAAGGCCATTGCGTCCGATCCGAAATTGCGGGTGCTGATCCTCGATCCCCACAACGAATTTGCCGCCGCTTTTCCCGACCATTCCGTCGTCGTCGATACCGATACGCTCGACCTGCCCTTCTGGCTGATGCGGCTGGAGGAGTTTGCCGAGGTCATCTTCCGGGGCCGCCCGCCCGTGGCTGAAGAACTCGATATGCTGCGCGATATCATTCCGGATGCGAAGCGCGCCTTTCGGGGCAACGATTCGACGCTGATGCGCCGCCAGACCGAAAAAAGCTCGATGACGGCAGACACGCCCGTTCCTTACCGGATGGCCGATCTTCTCGCGCTGATCGACGAGCGCATTGGCAAGCTCGAGGGACGGCAGGAGAAGCCGCATCTTCGCTCGCTGAAAATCCGCGTCATCTCGGCGATCAACGATCCGCGCTATCACTTCATGTTCTCCAACAACACGATCAGCGACACGATCATGGAGACCATCGCGGAAATCTTCCGGATCCCGGGCGACGACCGGCCTATCTGCACGTTTCAATTGTCGGGAATTCCCTCGGAAGTCGTCAATTCCGTCGCCTCGGTCCTCTGCCGCATGGCATTCGAAATCGCGCTCTGGAGCGAGGGTGGCATTCACATGCTGGTTGTCTGCGAAGAAGCCCATCGCTACATTCCAGCCGATCCCAATCTCGGTTTTGTGCCCACCCGGCAGGCCATATCGCGGATAGCCAAGGAAGGGCGCAAATACGGCGTTTCCCTCGGCATCATCACGCAGCGCCCCGGCGAACTCGACCAGACGATCCTGTCGCAGTGCTCGACGCTGTTTGCCATGCGCCTTGCCAACGACCGCGACCAGGAGATCATCCGCTCCGCCATTCCGAACTCGTCCATCTCCACCACCAGCTTCCTGTCGTCGATCGGCAATGGCGAGGCTATCGCTTTCGGCGAGGCGATTGCCGTGCCGATGCGCATGCGCTTTACCAGGGTGGCGGACAATCTCATTCCGAAAGCCAACGGCCTTGCCGAACGGGCCGACGACGTGACCCCGGACACGGTCGATTTGCGCAATATCGTCAGCCGCATGCGCTCGATCTCCGGACCGGACATATCGGCGTTCCAGCAGGCCTATTCGACGGGCAGCAGCAGGACCGGCGAAGACGAGATCGAGCCGGAAGTAGCTTCGGTGCGCCACCTGTCCGAGGAAACACCACGACCCGTGCCTTTGGGTCCCGTATCGGTCGAGGCCTACAGGCCCGACATGCTGCCTCGCCCCGGCGAGCCTGCCGCCGGCCTCGCCATGCCTCCGCAGACCTCGATCGACAGCAAGCTTGCCGAATTGCGCCGCGAATACAGGCGCGATGATGCCAGCCGGGCAAACCCTACGCAGGACACCGGCGCATCTCCGCGCCGCGATCAGGCTTCGTCGATGCGTGACAGTCTTATCAGGAAGCCGCTGGGGTCGCTGTTCAGCAGGGATTAA
- the miaA gene encoding tRNA (adenosine(37)-N6)-dimethylallyltransferase MiaA, with protein sequence MMGNPVNDIDAILITGPTASGKSGMAVELASLHDGVVINADSMQVYDTLRILTARPSIEDTKGIPHHLYGHVPARDAYSTGMWLRQISELLAELRRERRMPVIVGGTGLYFKALTGGLSPMPEIPAELREGLRQRLIEEGAEPLYRELAQRDPAMAATLKPQDGQRIVRALEVKLATGQSLAALQGLAGPVIIDPARARKIVVLPERQLLHARIDRRFEAMLADGAEKEVADLLALGLSQQQPIMKAIGVSQIAAMLRGEIGREEVIELGSAATRQYAKRQMTWFRNQMDESWERIG encoded by the coding sequence ATGATGGGAAACCCTGTGAACGACATCGACGCGATCCTGATAACCGGGCCGACCGCCAGCGGCAAGTCCGGCATGGCCGTGGAGCTTGCCAGCCTGCACGACGGCGTGGTGATCAATGCCGACAGCATGCAGGTCTACGACACGCTGCGGATCCTCACCGCGCGCCCTTCCATCGAGGATACGAAGGGCATTCCCCACCATCTCTACGGCCACGTCCCGGCGAGGGATGCCTATTCGACCGGGATGTGGCTGAGGCAGATTTCGGAGCTTTTGGCAGAACTCCGCCGGGAGCGCCGCATGCCGGTCATCGTCGGCGGAACCGGGCTCTATTTCAAGGCTTTGACGGGCGGACTTTCTCCTATGCCGGAAATCCCGGCCGAACTTCGTGAGGGTCTGCGCCAGCGGCTGATCGAGGAGGGGGCGGAACCGCTCTACCGCGAACTGGCGCAGCGCGACCCGGCGATGGCGGCTACCCTCAAGCCGCAGGACGGGCAGCGCATCGTCAGGGCGCTCGAAGTGAAACTGGCAACAGGCCAGTCGCTTGCCGCGCTACAGGGGCTTGCCGGACCGGTCATCATCGACCCCGCCCGTGCCCGCAAGATCGTCGTACTGCCCGAGCGGCAGTTGCTGCACGCGCGCATCGACCGCCGGTTCGAGGCGATGCTTGCTGATGGTGCGGAGAAAGAGGTAGCCGATCTGCTGGCGCTCGGCCTTTCGCAGCAGCAGCCCATCATGAAGGCTATCGGCGTCTCGCAGATTGCGGCGATGTTACGCGGCGAAATCGGGCGCGAGGAGGTCATCGAACTCGGTTCGGCTGCGACCCGGCAATATGCGAAGCGGCAGATGACCTGGTTTCGCAACCAGATGGATGAAAGCTGGGAGCGGATCGGCTGA
- the serB gene encoding phosphoserine phosphatase SerB gives MAFVATLIANPSNPVLVSRLAEQAADAVKASGLYWLADGIACDIALRDGTNLQAAETSLRTVLGSAPIDLVIQDAETRRKKLLVADMDSTIIAQECIDELAAEVGLKDQVAAITAQAMNGEIDFEPALRARVALLKGLPISVVDEVIARRITMTPGGPQLIATMKAKGFYTALVSGGFTVFTSRIGATLGFNEDRANVLLEDNGVLTGFVAEPILGRQAKVDALTEIAATLGISTEDAIAVGDGANDLGMLELAGSGVALHAKPAVAAEAKMRIDHADLTALLYIQGYRKTDFVDA, from the coding sequence ATGGCCTTCGTTGCCACGCTTATTGCCAATCCGTCAAACCCCGTTCTCGTCTCGCGCCTCGCGGAACAGGCGGCCGATGCGGTGAAAGCATCGGGATTGTACTGGCTGGCGGATGGCATAGCCTGCGACATCGCCCTCCGGGACGGCACCAACCTGCAGGCGGCCGAGACAAGCCTCAGGACCGTACTAGGCAGCGCACCCATCGATCTCGTCATCCAGGATGCCGAGACCCGACGCAAGAAGCTGCTGGTGGCCGACATGGATTCAACGATAATCGCCCAGGAATGCATCGACGAGCTGGCAGCCGAAGTCGGCCTGAAGGATCAGGTCGCAGCCATCACTGCGCAGGCCATGAACGGCGAGATCGATTTCGAACCCGCCCTGCGCGCCCGCGTCGCGCTGTTGAAAGGCCTGCCAATCTCGGTCGTCGACGAAGTGATCGCCAGGCGCATCACCATGACACCAGGAGGCCCGCAACTGATCGCCACCATGAAGGCGAAGGGCTTCTACACCGCGCTCGTCTCGGGCGGGTTCACAGTCTTCACCAGCCGCATCGGCGCTACTCTCGGCTTTAATGAAGACCGCGCCAACGTGCTGCTGGAAGACAATGGCGTGCTCACCGGCTTCGTCGCCGAGCCGATCCTCGGCAGGCAGGCGAAGGTCGATGCCCTCACCGAAATCGCGGCCACCCTCGGCATCTCCACCGAGGACGCGATTGCGGTCGGCGACGGAGCCAACGATCTCGGCATGCTGGAGCTCGCCGGCTCCGGCGTCGCCCTGCATGCAAAACCCGCCGTCGCGGCTGAAGCAAAAATGCGCATAGACCACGCCGACCTCACCGCGCTCCTCTATATCCAGGGCTACCGCAAAACGGATTTTGTCGACGCCTGA
- a CDS encoding GNAT family N-acetyltransferase yields the protein MIILETDRLIVRNWREPDRDLFFEINSDETVMKFFPFCRDRASADAFFDHLKTLIAETGLGFYALESKATGETIGFCGLARTDLEPFIPLGTVEIGWRLPVRFWGQGFISEAATALLRHGFETLDLDEIVSFAVHNNHRSTAVMRRIGMHRDMNGDFDHPRIPDSKPELKHHVLYRLTADQWRDAESAA from the coding sequence ATGATCATTCTCGAAACCGACCGCCTCATCGTTCGCAACTGGCGCGAACCCGACCGTGATCTTTTCTTCGAGATCAACTCCGACGAGACGGTCATGAAGTTCTTTCCCTTCTGCCGGGATCGGGCGAGCGCGGATGCTTTCTTCGACCATCTGAAGACCCTGATTGCGGAAACAGGCCTCGGCTTCTATGCGCTTGAAAGCAAGGCGACCGGCGAAACGATCGGCTTTTGCGGCCTTGCCCGCACCGACCTAGAACCGTTCATTCCGCTTGGGACGGTGGAAATCGGCTGGCGTCTGCCGGTGCGCTTCTGGGGACAGGGTTTCATCAGCGAGGCGGCAACCGCCCTGCTCCGTCACGGCTTCGAGACCCTTGATCTCGACGAGATCGTTTCCTTCGCCGTCCACAACAACCACCGCTCGACGGCCGTGATGCGGCGCATCGGCATGCACCGGGATATGAACGGCGACTTCGATCATCCCCGCATCCCCGACAGCAAGCCGGAGCTGAAGCATCACGTGCTCTACCGGTTGACGGCAGACCAGTGGCGCGACGCGGAGAGTGCGGCCTAA